Proteins from a genomic interval of Alosa alosa isolate M-15738 ecotype Scorff River chromosome 8, AALO_Geno_1.1, whole genome shotgun sequence:
- the LOC125298879 gene encoding uncharacterized protein LOC125298879 isoform X2, which translates to MEVFGITGSISQKPTGSDVMEGDSAGAEMSTACDVKVGSSFQNENSTAPPSPKRMRLDIDRVELPAADMPFHTNNCETPLTEAGKERLLAQSGASSLPHYILQQSDTTKKQSREESEKAEIVEFAEESIVHNQESCNPLCPISHRAAEGSQDRPDCLFRENVHACDGETKTEVNEERIVCDEEMADYASPGSIFTYDISLSGDLGSNVPEINVSLAHSVPVDAALWLSAGATEEAEGLPKCDEYTAVAAQTCLSQMPVCVYKDMAAVTEMDGGHEVNGAGQESHITPKHMQTEVSSQTRDSASLPCASDVTLNGITSFEEDTAQSHPFPEAPTVRSVVCEVNGAGQESHITPEYMQPRVNSQTSDSTSVTTLPSASYVTLNGITSFEEDTAQSHPFPEAPTVRSVVCELSDDHCAFVSPLNSDADNLDMAHIPRSLSEEDEQLLINYVGLDGLLPTPNGSPDDEARIHPQGLTAFESFTKPAESFDLGAEADVDSYTAGAKTDLLALASLASDSVDHHESRLEAAVCSSPTGLLAMGMEVFFFKSSPSPNEMRLGPLSEGWEEEKSKKLSDGVAAQQPVIQPREENVKVTDAFAHSDTSHEFAVKDMPAFTLCSDAVVPGSHTAPTEDVTKESTALHVFSDCVPLGFDSFEKVKISPDSDLENSPLLDSSLTVLAAAAVSQVLIVPPADHGPVTSAHCGIHSDETTIELISHCKDNCPVYSQDRGTRWGGEESQKSIIAVSPQQSLSPLEPKENICLSDRITDCDIPLFEMKEMFDLVIEELCLYFEIDREEEEEESSELYTESRKEESAPHSSPFSKSEDVIVSSDTILEAEQEEEESSDVHKELDCEQEVPLEHGHPHPDGEDSMYSTMKSKELRKNDNYMSWSPAFLSVPFLEHLGEGKVETPPKRLEPLKTCSRPIRVGLSKKARTKQLHHNLK; encoded by the exons ATGGAGGTCTTTGGCATTACTGGAAGCATTTCTCAAAAGCCGACAGGCTCTGATGTCATGGAAGGTGATTCTGCTGGAGCTGAAATGAGTACTGCCTGTGATGTCAAGGTGGGTAGTTCATTTCAGAATGAAAACAGCACTGCCCCACCGTCACCTAAAAGAATGAGGCTTGACATAGACAGAGTGGAACTGCCGGCAGCAGATATGCCTTTCCACACTAACAACTGCGAAACTCCACTCACTGAAGCTGGAAAAGAAAGACTGCTTGCACAAAGTGGGGCTAGTTCTCTGCCACACTATATTTTACAGCAAAGTGACACCACAAAAAAACAAtcgagagaggagagtgagaaggCAGAGATTGTGGAGTTTGCAGAGGAAAGTATAGTACACAATCAAGAGAGTTGTAACCCATTGTGTCCAATAAGTCATAGAGCAGCGGAGGGAAGTCAAGATAGACCCGACTGTCTTTTTAGAGAAAATGTGCATGCCTGTGATGGAGAGACAAAAACCGAAGTTAACGAGGAACGCATAGTGTGTGACGAGGAGATGGCTGATTATGCGAGCCCAGGCTCCATCTTTACTTATGATATCTCATTAAGTGGTGATTTGGGAAGTAATGTGCCCGAGATCAATGTGTCTCTTGCTCACAGTGTTCCCGTTGATGCAGCCCTGTGGCTTTCCGCTGGTGCGACGGAAGAAGCCGAAGGTTTGCCGAAGTGTGATGAATACACAGCCGTAGCCGCACAGACATGCCTTAGTCAGATGCCAGTCTGTGTGTATAAGGACATGGCAGCTGTGACTGAGATGGACGGAGGCCATGAAGTCAATGGAGCAGGCCAAGAGAGTCACATCACCCCCAAACACATGCAAACCGAGGTGAGCTCCCAGACCAGGGATTCAGCATCTTTGCCCTGCGCCTCTGACGTGACACTGAATGGCATCACATCATTTGAAGAAGACACCGCCCAGTCCCATCCTTTTCCTGAGGCTCCCACTGTTAGGAGTGTAGTGTGTGAAGTTAATGGAGCAGGCCAAGAGAGTCACATCACCCCCGAATACATGCAACCCAGGGTGAACTCCCAGACCAGTGATTCAACATCTGTAACAACTTTGCCCAGCGCCTCTTACGTGACACTGAATGGCATCACATCATTTGAAGAAGACACCGCCCAGTCCCATCCTTTTCCTGAGGCTCCCACTGTTAG GAGTGTAGTGTGTGAACTTTCTGACGACCACTGTGCTTTTGTGTCACCTTTGAACAGTGACGCTGATAACCTTGATATGGCACATATTCCAAGAAGTCTATCTGAGGAGGATGAACAGCTTTTGATTAATTATGTCGGTTTGGATGGATTGTTGCCCACACCTAATGGCTCCCCAGATGACGAGGCGAGGATCCATCCCCAGGGTTTAACAGCCTTTGAGAGCTTCACCAAACCTGCAGAGAGTTTTGACTTGGGTGCAGAAGCAGATGTTGATTCATACACAGCAGGGGCTAAGACTGATTTACTTGCACTAGCAAGTCTGGCGTCTGACTCCGTGGACCATCATGAAAGTAGATTGGAGGCAGCGGTGTGCTCATCCCCAACTGGGCTTTTGGCCATGGGAatggaggtgtttttttttaagagtaGCCCTTCCCCGAATGAAATGAGACTTGGGCCTCTGTCCGAGGGCTGggaggaggagaaatcaaagaaGCTCTCGGATGGAGTAGCAGCGCAGCAACCAGTCATTCAGCCTCGGGAGGAGAATGTGAAAGTGACTGATGCATTCGCCCACAGTGATACCTCACATGAATTCGCCGTCAAGGACATGCCGGCATTCACATTGTGCTCTGACGCAGTTGTCCCTGGATCACACACTGCTCCCACTGAGGATGTGACAAAAGAGAGCACAGCGCTGCATGTTTTCTCTGACTGTGTGCCTCTGGGTTTCGACTCGTTTGAAAAAGTAAAAATCTCTCCTGACAGTGATCTTGAAAATAGCCCACTCCTTGACAGCTCACTCACGGTTTTGGCTGCAGCTGCAGTCTCACAAGTTCTCATAGTTCCTCCAGCTGATCATGGCCCTGTGACGTCAGCACACTGTGGGATCCATTCAGACGAGACGACAATTGAATTAATATCACATTGTAAAGACAATTGTCCAGTTTATTCACAGGACAGAGGCACcagatggggaggagaggaaagccaAAAGAGCATTATCGCTGTGTCTCCTCAACAGAGTCTCTCTCCCCTTGAGCCTAAAGAAAACATCTGCCTATCAGACAGGATCACAGACTGTGACATTCCTCTGTTTGAAATGAAAGAGATGTTTGACTTAGTCATTGAAGAGCTGTGCTTATACTTTGAGATTGAtcgagaagaagaggaggaggagtcaaGTGAGTTATATACAGAGTCAAGAAAAGAGGAAAGTGCCCCACATTCTAGTCCATTTTCAAAATCTGAAGATGTAATTGTGTCAAGTGACACCATTCTTGAAGCTGAACAAGAGGAGGAAGAATCTTCAGATGTTCACAAGGAGCTTGACTGTGAACAAGAGGTTCCTTTAGAACATGGTCACCCTCATCCTGATGGGGAGGACTCTATGTATTCCACCATGAAGAGCAAAG AATTAAGAAAAAATGATAACTACATGTCCTGGTCTCCTGCGTTCCTGTCCGTTCCTTTCCTTGAACATCTCGGAGAGG GGAAAGTGGAGACACCACCAAAAAGACTGGAGCCTCTGAAGACCTGCAGCCGCCCAATCCGCGTGGGACTCTCCAAGAAGGCCAGGACAAAGCAGTTGCATCATAACCTGAAATAA
- the LOC125298879 gene encoding uncharacterized protein LOC125298879 isoform X1 yields MEVFGITGSISQKPTGSDVMEGDSAGAEMSTACDVKVGSSFQNENSTAPPSPKRMRLDIDRVELPAADMPFHTNNCETPLTEAGKERLLAQSGASSLPHYILQQSDTTKKQSREESEKAEIVEFAEESIVHNQESCNPLCPISHRAAEGSQDRPDCLFRENVHACDGETKTEVNEERIVCDEEMADYASPGSIFTYDISLSGDLGSNVPEINVSLAHSVPVDAALWLSAGATEEAEGLPKCDEYTAVAAQTCLSQMPVCVYKDMAAVTEMDGGHEVNGAGQESHITPKHMQTEVSSQTRDSASLPCASDVTLNGITSFEEDTAQSHPFPEAPTVRSVVCEVNGAGQESHITPEYMQPRVNSQTSDSTSVTTLPSASYVTLNGITSFEEDTAQSHPFPEAPTVRSVVCEVNGAGQESHITPEYMQPNVNSQTSDSASLPCASDVTLNGITSFEEDTAQSHPFPEAPTVRSVVCELSDDHCAFVSPLNSDADNLDMAHIPRSLSEEDEQLLINYVGLDGLLPTPNGSPDDEARIHPQGLTAFESFTKPAESFDLGAEADVDSYTAGAKTDLLALASLASDSVDHHESRLEAAVCSSPTGLLAMGMEVFFFKSSPSPNEMRLGPLSEGWEEEKSKKLSDGVAAQQPVIQPREENVKVTDAFAHSDTSHEFAVKDMPAFTLCSDAVVPGSHTAPTEDVTKESTALHVFSDCVPLGFDSFEKVKISPDSDLENSPLLDSSLTVLAAAAVSQVLIVPPADHGPVTSAHCGIHSDETTIELISHCKDNCPVYSQDRGTRWGGEESQKSIIAVSPQQSLSPLEPKENICLSDRITDCDIPLFEMKEMFDLVIEELCLYFEIDREEEEEESSELYTESRKEESAPHSSPFSKSEDVIVSSDTILEAEQEEEESSDVHKELDCEQEVPLEHGHPHPDGEDSMYSTMKSKELRKNDNYMSWSPAFLSVPFLEHLGEGKVETPPKRLEPLKTCSRPIRVGLSKKARTKQLHHNLK; encoded by the exons ATGGAGGTCTTTGGCATTACTGGAAGCATTTCTCAAAAGCCGACAGGCTCTGATGTCATGGAAGGTGATTCTGCTGGAGCTGAAATGAGTACTGCCTGTGATGTCAAGGTGGGTAGTTCATTTCAGAATGAAAACAGCACTGCCCCACCGTCACCTAAAAGAATGAGGCTTGACATAGACAGAGTGGAACTGCCGGCAGCAGATATGCCTTTCCACACTAACAACTGCGAAACTCCACTCACTGAAGCTGGAAAAGAAAGACTGCTTGCACAAAGTGGGGCTAGTTCTCTGCCACACTATATTTTACAGCAAAGTGACACCACAAAAAAACAAtcgagagaggagagtgagaaggCAGAGATTGTGGAGTTTGCAGAGGAAAGTATAGTACACAATCAAGAGAGTTGTAACCCATTGTGTCCAATAAGTCATAGAGCAGCGGAGGGAAGTCAAGATAGACCCGACTGTCTTTTTAGAGAAAATGTGCATGCCTGTGATGGAGAGACAAAAACCGAAGTTAACGAGGAACGCATAGTGTGTGACGAGGAGATGGCTGATTATGCGAGCCCAGGCTCCATCTTTACTTATGATATCTCATTAAGTGGTGATTTGGGAAGTAATGTGCCCGAGATCAATGTGTCTCTTGCTCACAGTGTTCCCGTTGATGCAGCCCTGTGGCTTTCCGCTGGTGCGACGGAAGAAGCCGAAGGTTTGCCGAAGTGTGATGAATACACAGCCGTAGCCGCACAGACATGCCTTAGTCAGATGCCAGTCTGTGTGTATAAGGACATGGCAGCTGTGACTGAGATGGACGGAGGCCATGAAGTCAATGGAGCAGGCCAAGAGAGTCACATCACCCCCAAACACATGCAAACCGAGGTGAGCTCCCAGACCAGGGATTCAGCATCTTTGCCCTGCGCCTCTGACGTGACACTGAATGGCATCACATCATTTGAAGAAGACACCGCCCAGTCCCATCCTTTTCCTGAGGCTCCCACTGTTAGGAGTGTAGTGTGTGAAGTTAATGGAGCAGGCCAAGAGAGTCACATCACCCCCGAATACATGCAACCCAGGGTGAACTCCCAGACCAGTGATTCAACATCTGTAACAACTTTGCCCAGCGCCTCTTACGTGACACTGAATGGCATCACATCATTTGAAGAAGACACCGCCCAGTCCCATCCTTTTCCTGAGGCTCCCACTGTTAGGAGTGTAGTGTGTGAAGTTAATGGAGCAGGCCAAGAGAGTCACATCACCCCCGAATACATGCAACCCAACGTGAACTCCCAGACCAGTGATTCAGCATCTTTGCCCTGCGCCTCTGACGTGACACTGAATGGCATCACATCATTTGAAGAAGACACCGCCCAGTCCCATCCTTTTCCTGAGGCTCCCACTGTTAGGAGTGTAGTGTGTGAACTTTCTGACGACCACTGTGCTTTTGTGTCACCTTTGAACAGTGACGCTGATAACCTTGATATGGCACATATTCCAAGAAGTCTATCTGAGGAGGATGAACAGCTTTTGATTAATTATGTCGGTTTGGATGGATTGTTGCCCACACCTAATGGCTCCCCAGATGACGAGGCGAGGATCCATCCCCAGGGTTTAACAGCCTTTGAGAGCTTCACCAAACCTGCAGAGAGTTTTGACTTGGGTGCAGAAGCAGATGTTGATTCATACACAGCAGGGGCTAAGACTGATTTACTTGCACTAGCAAGTCTGGCGTCTGACTCCGTGGACCATCATGAAAGTAGATTGGAGGCAGCGGTGTGCTCATCCCCAACTGGGCTTTTGGCCATGGGAatggaggtgtttttttttaagagtaGCCCTTCCCCGAATGAAATGAGACTTGGGCCTCTGTCCGAGGGCTGggaggaggagaaatcaaagaaGCTCTCGGATGGAGTAGCAGCGCAGCAACCAGTCATTCAGCCTCGGGAGGAGAATGTGAAAGTGACTGATGCATTCGCCCACAGTGATACCTCACATGAATTCGCCGTCAAGGACATGCCGGCATTCACATTGTGCTCTGACGCAGTTGTCCCTGGATCACACACTGCTCCCACTGAGGATGTGACAAAAGAGAGCACAGCGCTGCATGTTTTCTCTGACTGTGTGCCTCTGGGTTTCGACTCGTTTGAAAAAGTAAAAATCTCTCCTGACAGTGATCTTGAAAATAGCCCACTCCTTGACAGCTCACTCACGGTTTTGGCTGCAGCTGCAGTCTCACAAGTTCTCATAGTTCCTCCAGCTGATCATGGCCCTGTGACGTCAGCACACTGTGGGATCCATTCAGACGAGACGACAATTGAATTAATATCACATTGTAAAGACAATTGTCCAGTTTATTCACAGGACAGAGGCACcagatggggaggagaggaaagccaAAAGAGCATTATCGCTGTGTCTCCTCAACAGAGTCTCTCTCCCCTTGAGCCTAAAGAAAACATCTGCCTATCAGACAGGATCACAGACTGTGACATTCCTCTGTTTGAAATGAAAGAGATGTTTGACTTAGTCATTGAAGAGCTGTGCTTATACTTTGAGATTGAtcgagaagaagaggaggaggagtcaaGTGAGTTATATACAGAGTCAAGAAAAGAGGAAAGTGCCCCACATTCTAGTCCATTTTCAAAATCTGAAGATGTAATTGTGTCAAGTGACACCATTCTTGAAGCTGAACAAGAGGAGGAAGAATCTTCAGATGTTCACAAGGAGCTTGACTGTGAACAAGAGGTTCCTTTAGAACATGGTCACCCTCATCCTGATGGGGAGGACTCTATGTATTCCACCATGAAGAGCAAAG AATTAAGAAAAAATGATAACTACATGTCCTGGTCTCCTGCGTTCCTGTCCGTTCCTTTCCTTGAACATCTCGGAGAGG GGAAAGTGGAGACACCACCAAAAAGACTGGAGCCTCTGAAGACCTGCAGCCGCCCAATCCGCGTGGGACTCTCCAAGAAGGCCAGGACAAAGCAGTTGCATCATAACCTGAAATAA